Proteins found in one Triticum urartu cultivar G1812 chromosome 4, Tu2.1, whole genome shotgun sequence genomic segment:
- the LOC125553974 gene encoding very-long-chain 3-oxoacyl-CoA reductase 1-like, translating to MAYLQQAPAWFLWLASLGALYVSAFLPRLLVYLTHCLRRPEDLRLRYGTWAVVTGPTSGIGRSVALELARRGLNLVLVDLDAANLHEVSGTIMSRHAVQTMAVVFDLSLVSTRKGDEALRRLRDAVKKLDVGILVNNAGIAKPGAVFLHEADVEAWVRMIRVNLWAVTEVTAAVLPGMLRRGRGAIVNMGSASSEGINSFPLHTMYSATKRYVAQFSRSLYVEYKSKGIDVQCQAPFFVSTTMASGFAAAWRSSALVPTADTYARAAVGWIGKGSPLCVPNLRHRLLGWYLAAVPGGVQDWFCLRENLRHRKMLRSARSPRASACRPHGHGIPSIE from the exons ATGGCTTACCTCCAGCAAGCGCCGGCATGGTTCCTCTGGCTGGCCTCCCTCGGCGCGCTATACGTCTCGGCATTCTTGCCCCGCCTCCTCGTCTACCTCACGCACTGCCTGCGCCGGCCCGAGGACCTCCGCCTGCGCTACGGCACGTGGGCCGTCGTCACCGGCCCGACGTCTGGCATCGGCCGGTCCGTCGCCCTGGAGCTCGCACGCCGGGGCCTCAACCTTGTTCTGGTTGACCTCGACGCCGCCAATCTCCACGAAGTCTCCGGCACGATCATGTCTCGCCACGCCGTGCAGACCATGGCCGTGGTATTCGACCTCTCGCTCGTCTCCACTCGTAAAG gtGACGAGGCATTGCGGCGGCTCCGGGATGCCGTGAAGAAGCTGGACGTGGGGATTCTGGTGAACAACGCCGGGATAGCGAAGCCGGGTGCGGTGTTCCTGCATGAGGCCGACGTGGAGGCGTGGGTGAGGATGATTCGCGTGAACCTGTGGGCGGTGACGGAGGTGACCGCCGCGGTGCTGCCCGGGATGCTGCGGCGGGGCAGGGGCGCCATCGTCAACATGGGATCGGCGTCGTCCGAGGGCATCAACTCCTTCCCCCTCCACACCATGTATTCCGCCACCAAAAG GTACGTCGCTCAGTTCTCCAGGAGCCTTTACGTTGAGTACAAAAGCAAGGGGATAGATGTCCAATGCCAG GCGCCGTTCTTCGTGTCGACTACGATGGCTTCCGGCTTCGCCGCGGCCTGGCGGTCGTCGGCGTTGGTGCCCACAGCCGACACGTACGCGCGCGCGGCTGTGGGCTGGATCGGCAAGGGCAGCCCGCTCTGCGTGCCCAACCTCAGGCACCGGCTCCTGGGGTGGTATTTGGCCGCCGTGCCAGGCGGCGTGCAAGACTGGTTCTGCCTGCGCGAGAACCTGCGGCACAGAAAGATGCTCCGGAGCGCGAGATCGCCGAGGGCGTCAGCGTGCAGGCCGCATGGACATGGGATACCATCCATTGAGTAG